In Trifolium pratense cultivar HEN17-A07 linkage group LG7, ARS_RC_1.1, whole genome shotgun sequence, a genomic segment contains:
- the LOC123897872 gene encoding secretory carrier-associated membrane protein 1-like produces MTNYDTNPFAEEEVNPFADGVPKGKGSGRHGGGAFYTTNPGSAKLSPLPHEPHDRGTTVDIALDLPKDLKAKEKELQAREAELKRREQELKRKEDAIARAGIVIEEKNWPPVFPLIHHDIAKEIPIHLQAIQYVAFTTWLGLIFCLTFNIAAVTVAWLKGEGLSIWFLSIIYFISGVPASYVMWYRPLYRATRTDSALKFGWFFICYSFHVLFCVLAAVAPPLVFKGKSLTGILPALEILTYNPMLGILYLIGCGFFTIESLLSIWVIQQVYMYFRGSGKAAQMKREATMGAMMHAL; encoded by the exons ATGACTAACTACGATACCAATCCCTTCGCTGAAGAAGAGGTTAATCCTTTCGCC gaTGGAGTTCCTAAAGGAAAAGGTTCAGGGCGACATGGTGGAGGTGCATTCTACACTACT AACCCGGGAAGTGCAAAGCTCTCACCCCTTCCTCATGAGCCACATGATCGCGGGACAACTGTTGACATTGCTCTTGATTTGCCAAAG GACCTCAAAGCAAAGGAAAAGGAACTTCAAGCTAGAGAGGCTGAATTGAAAAGAAGAGAACAG gagctaaaaagaaaggaaGATGCTATAGCGCGAG CTGGAATAGTTATTGAGGAAAAAAATTGGCCACCTGTTTTCCCTCTCATTCATCATGACATTGCAAAGGAAATACCGATACATCTTCAAGCGATCCAATATGTTGCGTTTACAACATGGTTGG GTTTGATTTTTTGTCTGACATTTAATATTGCGGCTGTTACAGTAGCTTGGCTCAAAGGAGAAG GACTGTCAATTTGGTTTCTTTCTATCATATACTTTATTTCCGGTGTTCCTGCATCCTATGTGATGTGGTATCGTCCTCTTTATCGTGCTACGAG GACGGACAGTGCTCTTAAGTTCGGCTGGTTTTTCATATGTTACTCG TTCCACGTTCTATTTTGTGTTTTGGCTGCAGTTGCACCTCCACTTGTCTTCAAAGGAAAATCTCTCAC AGGTATACTGCCTGCACTTGAGATCCTGACCTACAATCCAATGCTTGGG ATACTCTACCTTATTGGATGTGGTTTTTTCACCATTGAATCACTGCTGAGCATATGGGTTATTCAG CAAGTATACATGTACTTCCGCGGCAGTGGGAAAGCTGCGCAGATGAAACGGGAAGCTACAATGGGGGCCATGATGCATGCTCTATGA
- the LOC123897873 gene encoding uncharacterized protein LOC123897873, whose protein sequence is MVCFCFLVDQTKEMQRSKPAAGICSRCGGCASVADMKTATRFCYVPFYCKSWKAIVCTFCGAVLRSYHH, encoded by the coding sequence atgGTGTGCTTTTGTTTTCTTGTAGACCAGACAAAGGAGATGCAGAGGAGCAAGCCGGCAGCGGGGATCTGCTCACGGTGCGGCGGTTGTGCTAGCGTGGCGGATATGAAGACGGCTACAAGGTTTTGCTATGTTCCATTTTATTGCAAATCATGGAAAGCCATTGTTTGCACATTTTGTGGAGCTGTTCTTCGTTCTTACCATCACTAA
- the LOC123897871 gene encoding protein STRUBBELIG-RECEPTOR FAMILY 3-like — protein sequence MSEMRSTSLFKIMKLKIHIQVLFGLMLICIVQFSLAATNPSDVAAINRLYAALGNPVLPGWVASAGDPCGEAWQGVQCNDSLIQEITLIGANLGGELGDSLGTFVSIKSISLSNNHIGGIIPTSLPATLQTLFLSGNQLTGSIPPTLSTLTELTALSLNDNQLTGEIPDAFQSLTRLTNLDLSHNNLSGELPPSAENLSAVTTLNLQNNSLSGTLDVLQDLPLTDLNVENNQFSGAIPPKLLSITNFRKDGNQFDLTGNDTIAPSRPPHSPVTASPSGTVVPGTPSSGRVPSGRVPTTTKPADGPTASKESSSGKSKKNTKRVIWITISGVLGFIILALALVLFLPRCCKRERGERTSKQHQIGAYGGERTNPWNNGALVQPPSQTEKGPKVAVARPKENPRVVQDEPKMETLPKLLSHNIDMSALDVDSMPPSPPRPPPPPPPAPPLAAEKVIVEPTTSAGGANINPSKRSVFPPTFAKSFTIASLQQYTNSFSQDNLIGLGMLGSVYRAELPNGKILAVKKLDKRVSDHQEDDEFLELVNNIDRLRHANIVELIGYCIEHGQRLLIYEYCSNGSMYEALHSDDEFKTTLSWNARIRIALGAARALEYLHEQCQPPVIHRNFKSANILLDEDLSVRVSDCGLAPLITKGSVRQLSGQLLAAYGYGAPEFESGIYTYQSDVYSFGVVMLELLTGRQSYDRKRPRGEQFLVRWAITQLHDIDALSRMVDPSLNGAYPAKSLSNFADIISRCVQSEPEFRPAMSEVVLYLLNMIRRDSQQNESNER from the exons ATGAGTGAGATGAGATCTACTTCACTGTTCaagataatgaaattgaaaatccaTATACAAGTTCTTTTTGGATTGATGTTGATCTGTATAGTACAGTTTTCACTTGCTGCTACTAATCCCTCTGATG TTGCTGCAATTAATAGATTATATGCTGCATTGGGCAATCCTGTTCTTCCTGGGTGGGTTGCTAGTGCGGGAGATCCGTGCGGAGAAGCGTGGCAAGGCGTTCAATGTAATGATTCACTCATACAAGAAAT AACTCTGATTGGTGCAAATTTGGGAGGAGAACTTGGCGATAGCTTGGGAACATTTGTTTCTATCAAATCAAT ATCTCTAAGCAACAACCACATCGGAGGAATTATTCCAACAAGTTTGCCAGCTACCTTGCAAACGCT TTTTCTTTCGGGTAACCAGTTAACCGGAAGTATTCCACCCACTTTATCCACATTGACAGAACTTACTGCGTT GTCTCTTAATGATAATCAGTTGACTGGGGAAATACCAGATGCCTTTCAGTCTCTTACGCGATTGACCAATCT AGATTTATCTCATAATAATTTGAGTGGAGAATTGCCTCCATCTGCAGAGAATTTATCAGCTGTGACGACTTT AAATTTACAGAACAACAGCCTGTCTGGGACACTCGATGTTTTACAAGACCTTCCACTGACAGATTT GAATGTTGAGAACAACCAGTTTTCTGGAGCAATACCTCCAAAGTTGTTAAGCATCACCAACTTCAg AAAAGATGGAAACCAATTTGACCTTACTGGTAATGATACTATAGCTCCATCTCGTCCACCTCATTCTCCAGTTACAGCATCGCCATCAGGAACTGTGGTTCCTGGGACGCCATCTTCTGGACGTGTACCTAGTGGACGTGTACCTACTACTACTAAACCGGCTGATGGACCAACTGCATCAAAAGAATCAAGTTCCGGGAAATcgaaaaaaaacaccaaaagaGTGATATGGATAACTATTTCTGGTGTATTGGGGTTTATAATTTTGGCACTGGCACTTGTTCTCTTTCTTCCAAGATGTTGCAAAAGGGAACGAGGCGAAAGAACCTCCAAGCAACATCAGATTGGAGCATATGGAGGCGAAAGAACGAATCCTTGGAATAATGGGGCACTAGTCCAACCACCTAGTCAAACTGAGAAAG GACCAAAAGTGGCTGTTGCAAGGCCAAAAGAGAATCCTCGAGTAGTGCAAGATGAACCAAAAATGGAAACACTGCCGAAGCTATTAAGTCACAATATAGATATGAGTGCACTAGATGTAGATTCAATGCCACCTTCACCCCCACGTCCTCCTCCACCTCCACCTCCTGCTCCACCACTTGCCGCTGAGAAGGTGATTGTCGAGCCAACCACTTCCGCTGGAGGGGCTAACATCAATCCTTCCAAAAGAAGTGTTTTTCCGCCCACCTTTGCAAAATCTTTCACCATTGCATCCCTTCAACAGTATACAAATAGCTTTTCTCAAGACAATCTTATAGGATTAGGCATGTTGGGGAGTGTATATAGAGCGGAGCTTCCTAATGGGAAG ATACTTGCTGTGAAGAAACTAGACAAGAGAGTTTCCGATCACCAAGAAGATGATGAGTTTCTTGAATTGGTAAACAATATTGACAGACTTCGGCATGCAAATATTGTCGAGCTTATCGGTTACTGCATAGAGCATGGCCAAAGGCTTCTGATCTATGAATACTGCAGTAATGGGTCGATGTACGAAGCACTTCATTCAGATGATGAATTCAAAACAACACTGTCTTGGAATGCTCGCATTCGGATAGCACTTGGAGCAGCCAGAGCCTTAGA GTACTTGCATGAGCAATGTCAGCCACCTGTTATACACAGAAATTTCAAGTCTGCTAACATTCTCCTCGATGAAGATCTATCCGTGCGTGTATCTGATTGTGGTTTGGCTCCATTAATAACTAAAGGCTCTGTACGTCAG CTCTCAGGGCAGCTGCTAGCAGCTTATGGATACGGGGCTCCAGAATTTGAGTCAGGAATTTATACTTACCAGAGTGATGTGTACAGCTTTGGAGTGGTTATGTTAGAACTTTTGACCGGTCGTCAGTCCTATGACAG GAAACGCCCTCGAGGTGAGCAGTTTCTTGTAAGATGGGCAATTACTCAACTTCATGATATTGATGCATTATCAAGGATGGTTGATCCTTCTCTAAATGGAGCTTACCCTGCCAAATCTTTGTCAAATTTCGCAGACATTATTTCTAGATGTGTTCAG TCGGAGCCGGAATTTAGGCCAGCAATGTCCGAGGTTGTCTTGTACTTGCTAAATATGATAAGGAGGGATTCTCAACAAAATGAATCAAATGAAAGATGA